One segment of Natranaeroarchaeum aerophilus DNA contains the following:
- a CDS encoding nucleotidyltransferase domain-containing protein — MNRETNGSNSPGAAISLSIPPSDPALFKHKATSDVLLFLTNHRFSDFSLRELATQIGHSHQSVRRAVNLLSANDLVVESPESNQRLVQINRQRLSIPDDPILRIPQSEYHQPVKAAATKLRENINDVVGIVLYGSVARGEADRRSDIDLWVLTRSGRAESQREANAIARDLEDREFDGDRYAYDIDVEAVQAIPAYTEDIREIVVSGIPVYKTSDFETVEKLLLEEGVTDE, encoded by the coding sequence ATGAACCGTGAGACGAATGGTTCGAATTCGCCCGGGGCAGCTATTTCTCTTTCAATACCCCCTTCAGATCCGGCTTTATTCAAACACAAGGCGACGAGCGATGTCCTACTCTTTTTAACAAATCACCGGTTCAGTGACTTCTCACTCCGAGAACTCGCGACACAGATCGGTCATTCACACCAGTCAGTCCGACGGGCAGTAAACCTTCTCAGCGCGAACGACCTGGTCGTCGAATCGCCTGAAAGCAATCAGCGTCTCGTCCAGATCAACAGACAGCGTCTGTCAATTCCAGACGATCCGATTCTTCGGATTCCCCAATCGGAGTATCACCAACCGGTCAAAGCTGCGGCCACGAAGCTCCGTGAGAACATCAATGACGTCGTAGGCATCGTTCTGTATGGGAGTGTGGCTCGGGGTGAGGCTGACCGACGGAGCGATATCGATCTCTGGGTACTAACCCGGTCTGGGCGAGCAGAAAGCCAACGAGAAGCGAATGCCATTGCCCGTGACCTCGAAGACAGGGAGTTCGATGGTGACCGATATGCCTACGATATCGATGTTGAGGCCGTCCAGGCGATCCCGGCGTACACTGAAGACATCCGGGAGATCGTCGTTTCGGGGATTCCGGTCTACAAGACGAGTGATTTCGAAACCGTCGAGAAGCTCCTCCTGGAGGAAGGGGTCACTGATGAGTAA
- a CDS encoding RNA-guided endonuclease InsQ/TnpB family protein: MTRCDTFEVRPLSDRDELLLLELLDASAACNNQVNYDRRQTLFKTQHDADYRVPVSELKSTVKHAVTQEQYRQQYIQRLSSSTPQQLVQKNWEPWKAYFAVLSKYRDPDNQNVTGQPSPPGYWKENGNRMPRTVIRNDQYTPELGDRSRLEIPVGMELKEKYGLGYHERLRLEVAGHPRWTGKQGRLEIVYDRDTETFTAYRTVGDGDNSPRRRDSIESSLATTGSGEEVVAAVDIGANNLAAVTTSQGDHRLYHGRPAFHTFHTHTKRIAELQSKLGDDDWSSKQIRRVYHKRGEQRNHAMDALIRDLGEWLAELGVTELIVGALSGVREKHWSTTVNEKTHLFWAHGRFRRRLDEVLDFEYGIPVTEKSEAGTSSTCPACESVDVHRCGDLLQCHSCGCEGHSDVAGSANFLRKHASERIAIQTSGSMARPVAARENTTADGHYSQVPCLEWDDSEWTVKHSGLSTKEAPANQSTSSETGNVAPGVSDD; the protein is encoded by the coding sequence ATGACGCGTTGTGATACGTTCGAGGTGAGACCGCTCTCGGACCGTGACGAGTTGCTCCTCCTCGAACTCCTCGACGCGTCAGCAGCCTGCAACAACCAGGTCAACTACGACCGCCGACAAACACTCTTCAAAACGCAACACGACGCGGATTACCGTGTCCCAGTCAGCGAATTGAAATCCACAGTGAAACACGCGGTCACCCAAGAGCAATACCGTCAACAGTATATCCAGCGGCTCAGTTCCAGTACGCCCCAGCAACTCGTCCAGAAGAACTGGGAGCCGTGGAAAGCGTATTTCGCTGTCCTCTCAAAATACCGAGACCCTGACAACCAGAACGTCACAGGTCAACCTTCTCCACCCGGCTACTGGAAAGAAAACGGCAACCGCATGCCGCGAACCGTCATCCGCAACGACCAGTACACCCCTGAACTCGGCGACCGCAGCCGACTCGAAATTCCCGTTGGGATGGAGCTCAAAGAGAAGTACGGGCTTGGATACCACGAACGGTTGCGCTTGGAGGTTGCAGGACACCCCCGGTGGACGGGCAAGCAGGGTCGCCTAGAGATCGTGTACGACAGAGACACCGAAACGTTCACTGCATATCGAACCGTCGGCGACGGGGACAACTCTCCACGCCGACGAGACTCTATTGAATCATCACTGGCCACTACTGGCAGCGGCGAAGAGGTAGTGGCAGCGGTGGACATCGGTGCGAACAACCTCGCCGCCGTCACGACCAGTCAAGGCGACCACCGTCTGTACCACGGGAGGCCCGCATTCCACACGTTCCACACTCACACCAAACGAATCGCCGAGTTACAATCAAAACTTGGAGACGACGACTGGTCAAGCAAACAGATTCGGCGCGTCTACCACAAGCGCGGTGAACAACGCAACCATGCCATGGACGCCTTGATTCGAGACCTCGGCGAGTGGCTCGCCGAGCTAGGTGTTACAGAACTCATCGTCGGCGCGTTGAGCGGTGTGAGGGAGAAACACTGGTCCACCACTGTCAACGAGAAGACGCACCTGTTCTGGGCCCATGGACGCTTCCGACGACGACTCGACGAGGTTCTGGATTTCGAGTACGGTATACCCGTCACTGAGAAGTCGGAGGCTGGTACGTCGTCTACGTGCCCAGCGTGTGAGAGTGTAGATGTGCATCGGTGTGGTGATTTACTTCAATGCCACTCGTGTGGTTGTGAGGGTCATTCGGATGTTGCAGGATCGGCGAATTTCCTGCGAAAACACGCTAGTGAGCGTATAGCGATTCAAACAAGTGGGTCGATGGCTCGGCCCGTGGCCGCCCGAGAGAACACGACGGCGGATGGACACTACAGTCAGGTACCATGCCTTGAGTGGGACGACTCTGAGTGGACGGTGAAACACTCTGGTCTATCGACCAAAGAGGCACCCGCGAACCAGAGTACCAGTAGCGAGACTGGGAACGTTGCCCCCGGTGTTTCAGACGACTGA
- a CDS encoding DUF373 family protein produces the protein MLLVLCVDLDDDLGRKTGVTTPVIGREDIREAAVELATADPEDSDVNVLFKGLNIAESITDETVEVAAVTGTNGSDVAANRKVGEEVDTVLASLSTREEIRALIVTDGAQDESVVPVIRSRVTVDGVSRVVVRQAQDLESIYYTIKQVLDDPETRGTLLMPLGILLLMYPLAVLASYFDLPGLVLGVTSGLLGLYLLSRGLGLGEYLDTTAERARRSLYAGRVTLITYLVAAVLLVIGGVSGVDQLEAVQAGEPGALGALETLSALVYGAIQWFAAAGVTTSLGQITDEYLADGLEWRYLNAPFYVLAIAVVLHGVSAYVLGIEGLSYLAAALTSGTLLGIGSTLAFAIAEARYPTADESAS, from the coding sequence ATGCTGCTCGTCCTCTGTGTCGACCTCGATGACGACCTCGGCCGGAAGACGGGCGTCACGACGCCCGTGATCGGTCGCGAGGACATCCGCGAGGCTGCAGTCGAACTCGCGACCGCCGATCCCGAGGACAGCGACGTCAACGTCCTGTTCAAGGGACTCAATATCGCCGAGTCCATCACTGACGAGACAGTCGAGGTCGCCGCAGTCACGGGAACAAACGGGAGTGACGTCGCGGCCAACCGGAAGGTCGGCGAGGAAGTCGATACCGTCCTCGCGAGTCTCTCGACGCGCGAGGAGATCCGGGCACTCATCGTCACCGACGGCGCACAGGACGAAAGCGTCGTCCCGGTAATCCGTTCGCGAGTCACCGTCGACGGCGTCTCGCGGGTCGTCGTTCGACAGGCACAGGATCTCGAATCGATCTACTACACGATCAAGCAGGTGCTAGACGACCCCGAGACACGCGGGACGCTGTTGATGCCGCTCGGTATTCTGCTCTTAATGTATCCACTGGCAGTGCTTGCGAGCTATTTCGATCTCCCCGGACTCGTGCTTGGCGTCACCTCCGGTCTGCTGGGTCTCTACCTGCTCTCTCGGGGGCTCGGACTCGGCGAGTACCTCGATACCACGGCCGAACGTGCCCGTCGGAGCCTCTACGCAGGGCGAGTAACACTGATAACATATCTCGTCGCTGCCGTGTTGCTCGTTATCGGTGGCGTCAGTGGCGTTGACCAGCTCGAAGCCGTACAGGCGGGCGAACCAGGGGCTCTCGGCGCGCTGGAGACGTTGTCCGCGCTCGTCTACGGTGCCATCCAGTGGTTCGCCGCGGCAGGCGTCACGACGAGTCTGGGGCAGATCACCGACGAGTATCTGGCCGACGGGCTGGAGTGGCGCTATCTCAACGCTCCGTTTTACGTCCTCGCGATCGCAGTCGTACTCCATGGCGTTAGCGCGTACGTACTCGGAATCGAAGGACTGTCGTACCTCGCTGCGGCGCTCACGAGTGGCACACTGCTGGGGATCGGCAGTACGCTCGCGTTCGCCATCGCCGAAGCCCGGTATCCGACGGCCGACGAATCGGCGTCGTAG
- a CDS encoding polyprenyl synthetase family protein: MKFLERRRGLVEDRLEAVLDEVEPTELSEEVEHVALSGGKRVRPLVTILACEAAGGDAEDAVDFGVGIELVHNASLVIDDVIDQSEMRRGVESAWTAHGYGPAIIASDGLLGEAFELFSDEPRAMQAATESMIELGEGEATELVAQPTNEAEYMQLARRKTGALFRAAAELGAIAADADPFTVEAFGEYAERMGVAFQIRDDVLDATADAEELGKPTNQDAEMERPSVVQVTELTPDEANALAREEADRAIDALERTGTADTEPGEYLRDLAEFVVVREH, encoded by the coding sequence ATGAAGTTTCTGGAGCGCCGACGGGGGCTGGTCGAAGATCGACTGGAGGCGGTGCTCGACGAGGTCGAACCCACAGAGCTGTCCGAGGAGGTCGAACACGTTGCACTCTCGGGAGGAAAACGCGTCCGACCGCTCGTTACGATCCTCGCGTGTGAGGCCGCCGGTGGCGACGCCGAAGACGCCGTCGACTTCGGCGTCGGTATCGAACTCGTTCACAACGCCTCGCTGGTGATCGACGACGTGATCGACCAGTCGGAGATGCGGCGGGGCGTCGAGAGTGCCTGGACCGCCCACGGCTACGGCCCCGCGATCATCGCAAGCGATGGCCTGCTGGGGGAGGCGTTCGAGCTCTTTTCCGACGAGCCCCGAGCGATGCAGGCCGCGACTGAATCGATGATCGAACTGGGTGAGGGCGAGGCGACCGAACTCGTCGCTCAGCCGACAAACGAAGCCGAGTATATGCAACTTGCACGCCGGAAGACCGGCGCACTGTTTCGCGCTGCAGCAGAACTGGGCGCGATCGCGGCCGACGCCGACCCGTTCACCGTCGAAGCCTTCGGCGAGTACGCCGAACGGATGGGCGTTGCGTTCCAGATCCGCGACGACGTGCTCGACGCGACTGCGGACGCCGAGGAACTCGGCAAGCCAACGAATCAGGACGCCGAGATGGAGCGCCCCTCGGTCGTACAGGTGACGGAGCTAACCCCCGACGAGGCGAACGCGCTCGCACGCGAGGAAGCGGACAGGGCGATCGACGCGCTCGAACGCACGGGGACTGCCGACACCGAACCGGGCGAGTACCTCCGCGACCTCGCCGAGTTTGTCGTCGTTCGGGAGCACTGA
- a CDS encoding TIGR00296 family protein, whose product MSEAQSVSLSYEDGARAVELAREAVEAYVQNGQREQPGSMRESFYARTGAYVRLESTRGRGSLRGCAGAHQENDQLGHVIVDAAIQAASGDSCGSEVRPAELSNITVSVCAVTNLLLTDDPLEDMELGAHGVVVDAGGSSAWLYPTVPVENGWSAEEYLGRTCRKAGLAPGAWQREDVMVTLFEGEIYRERDPGGSVEHLS is encoded by the coding sequence ATGTCCGAGGCACAGAGCGTCAGTCTCTCTTACGAGGACGGGGCGCGGGCGGTCGAACTGGCACGGGAGGCCGTCGAGGCGTACGTCCAGAACGGACAGCGTGAACAGCCTGGCAGTATGCGTGAGTCGTTTTACGCACGTACTGGGGCCTACGTCCGGCTGGAATCGACCCGCGGGCGGGGGAGCCTGCGTGGGTGTGCCGGCGCACATCAGGAAAACGATCAGCTGGGCCACGTCATCGTCGACGCCGCCATTCAGGCCGCGAGCGGTGACTCCTGTGGCTCCGAAGTCCGTCCGGCCGAACTATCGAACATCACCGTCTCCGTCTGTGCGGTGACGAACCTGCTTCTCACCGACGATCCGCTCGAAGACATGGAGCTCGGGGCACACGGCGTCGTCGTCGATGCCGGGGGATCGAGCGCGTGGCTCTACCCCACTGTTCCGGTCGAGAACGGCTGGTCAGCAGAGGAGTACCTCGGTCGGACCTGCCGCAAGGCCGGTCTGGCACCGGGGGCGTGGCAACGCGAGGACGTGATGGTGACCCTGTTCGAGGGCGAAATCTACCGCGAGCGCGATCCGGGCGGCAGCGTCGAGCACCTCTCCTGA
- a CDS encoding nicotinate phosphoribosyltransferase has product MSDQFGTVSAEAISEGTATDAYFDRTERTLEHAGKNPHVVAEVTADQFPTGQFELCTGIEDVARLLDGRDVDVDALREGRLFDGGPVMRIEGPYLEFARFETSILGFLSQASGYATNALRARRAAPDSQVLSFGARHVHPAITPLVERAGLLAGMDGISHVAAGDVLGREAGGTMPHALMLCFGTGNQEAAWIAFDEAVDEEVPRVALCDTFTDEVDETLRAAAALGENLDSVRIDTTSSRRGDFRHILKELRWELDAIGREDVDLFVSGGITPDAMRELQDVADGFGVGSYVTDADPLDFALDIVSIDGEAISKRGKLSGVKEVYRTTDGGHHVGLARRDGPEDGEPLLEPLIRDGEIVREFDLDDAAERVAVDAELVGFQ; this is encoded by the coding sequence ATGAGCGATCAGTTCGGGACGGTTTCCGCTGAGGCGATCAGCGAGGGAACCGCGACCGACGCGTATTTTGATCGGACCGAGCGGACCCTGGAACACGCCGGGAAGAATCCACACGTCGTCGCGGAAGTGACCGCCGACCAGTTCCCGACGGGCCAGTTCGAGCTCTGTACCGGGATCGAAGACGTCGCACGCCTGCTCGACGGCCGAGACGTCGACGTCGACGCGCTCCGCGAGGGGCGGCTGTTCGACGGCGGCCCCGTGATGCGCATCGAGGGGCCGTATCTCGAATTCGCCAGATTCGAGACATCGATACTGGGCTTTCTCTCGCAGGCAAGTGGCTACGCGACGAATGCACTGCGAGCACGTCGGGCCGCCCCCGACTCGCAGGTGCTCTCCTTTGGCGCACGACACGTCCATCCGGCGATCACGCCGCTCGTCGAGCGGGCCGGACTCCTCGCGGGGATGGACGGCATCTCCCACGTCGCCGCCGGGGACGTTCTGGGCCGGGAGGCAGGGGGGACGATGCCCCACGCCCTGATGCTGTGTTTCGGCACGGGTAATCAGGAGGCCGCGTGGATCGCCTTCGACGAGGCGGTCGACGAAGAAGTGCCACGGGTCGCACTCTGCGATACCTTTACCGACGAGGTCGACGAGACGCTCCGGGCCGCCGCGGCGCTCGGCGAGAACCTCGACAGCGTCCGGATCGACACGACGAGTTCACGTCGCGGCGACTTCCGACACATCCTCAAGGAGTTGCGCTGGGAACTGGACGCCATCGGACGTGAGGACGTCGATCTGTTCGTCAGCGGTGGGATCACTCCCGACGCGATGCGGGAGTTACAAGACGTGGCCGACGGCTTCGGCGTCGGGAGCTACGTCACCGACGCCGACCCGCTGGATTTCGCGCTCGATATTGTCTCCATCGACGGCGAGGCTATCTCGAAGCGTGGGAAACTCTCGGGCGTCAAAGAGGTGTATCGGACAACTGACGGCGGTCACCACGTCGGGCTTGCGCGGCGGGACGGGCCGGAGGACGGTGAGCCACTGCTTGAACCGCTGATTCGAGATGGGGAGATCGTGCGGGAGTTCGATCTGGACGATGCCGCTGAACGGGTCGCGGTGGACGCAGAACTCGTTGGCTTCCAGTAG
- a CDS encoding Hvo_1808 family surface protein translates to MNRRFVAVLVVGVLVLLAGCTVPTADVDEGPQPLDDDELGYVDGHWYNDSLDVDTSDGLSEDELDAVTKRAMARIEHERGLNFERTVPVEVISREEFQQSDTASGEYSAFDEQLWRSTFVVGDDSTVGEEFDALYGASVQGYYTTADDGRIVLVADDPDAVEVDRGTLVHELTHALQDQHFGISRETTTRDERLGWLGLLEGEANYMMDIYEERCEVEWECIDPATSGGGGSQQSFNEGLYLTIFHPYSDGPQFVHELREREGWEGVNAAYEEYPASTAQVIDPDRYPDSPGEDVEIDDRSDGSWERLGEDEPRVETVGEAGLFAALWYNGVIDQRHIATASGEYARYNYAHPITNGWNGDSLVVYENDDEYGHVFESEWSSADDAEEFAAAYEELLTANAAESVDERTYQVSEDEPFAGAYRVVQDGTTVTVVHAPTVEELDDVHAVEDPVPASMSAPTPAGTAATASAAS, encoded by the coding sequence GTGAATCGAAGGTTCGTGGCGGTGCTCGTCGTCGGTGTGCTCGTGTTACTCGCCGGCTGTACGGTGCCGACTGCCGACGTCGACGAGGGGCCGCAGCCGCTCGACGACGACGAACTCGGCTACGTGGACGGCCACTGGTACAACGACTCGCTCGACGTCGATACGAGCGATGGGCTGAGTGAGGACGAACTCGACGCCGTCACGAAACGGGCGATGGCACGGATCGAGCACGAGCGGGGGCTGAACTTCGAGCGAACCGTCCCGGTCGAAGTCATCAGTCGTGAGGAGTTCCAGCAGAGCGACACCGCAAGCGGAGAGTACAGTGCGTTCGACGAACAGCTCTGGCGCTCGACGTTCGTCGTCGGCGACGACAGCACCGTCGGCGAGGAGTTCGACGCGCTGTACGGCGCGTCGGTCCAGGGCTACTATACGACCGCCGACGACGGCCGGATCGTCCTCGTGGCCGACGATCCCGACGCAGTTGAGGTCGACCGGGGCACCCTCGTCCACGAACTCACCCACGCGCTCCAGGACCAGCACTTCGGGATCTCTCGGGAGACGACGACCCGTGACGAACGGCTCGGCTGGCTCGGATTGCTCGAAGGTGAAGCCAACTACATGATGGACATCTACGAGGAGCGCTGTGAGGTCGAGTGGGAGTGTATCGACCCAGCGACGAGCGGTGGTGGCGGCAGCCAGCAGTCGTTCAACGAGGGGCTGTATCTGACGATTTTCCACCCCTACTCTGACGGTCCACAGTTCGTCCACGAACTACGCGAGCGCGAGGGCTGGGAAGGGGTAAACGCCGCATACGAGGAGTACCCCGCCAGTACGGCACAGGTGATCGACCCCGACAGGTACCCCGACTCACCCGGTGAAGACGTGGAGATCGACGATCGCAGCGATGGGTCGTGGGAACGACTCGGCGAGGACGAACCGCGGGTCGAGACTGTCGGCGAGGCCGGGCTCTTTGCCGCGCTCTGGTACAACGGTGTGATCGATCAACGACATATCGCCACGGCAAGCGGCGAGTACGCTCGCTACAATTACGCCCATCCGATAACGAACGGCTGGAACGGCGACAGCCTCGTCGTCTACGAGAACGACGACGAGTACGGTCACGTCTTCGAGTCCGAGTGGTCGAGCGCCGACGATGCCGAAGAGTTCGCCGCGGCATACGAGGAGCTGCTGACCGCAAACGCCGCGGAGTCGGTCGATGAGCGGACGTACCAGGTGAGCGAGGACGAGCCGTTCGCAGGGGCGTACCGCGTCGTACAGGACGGGACAACGGTAACCGTCGTCCACGCCCCGACGGTCGAGGAACTGGACGACGTTCACGCTGTCGAGGACCCCGTTCCAGCGTCGATGAGCGCTCCGACACCCGCCGGAACGGCAGCCACCGCCAGCGCGGCATCCTGA
- a CDS encoding Hvo_1808 family surface protein: MRQRLAVFIALLFACSLVAMPVVGGVPGGDTPDDTTAGVAGTLQPDDGVIHECAAEPPEDHADPEEDVLGWSNGYWYDEPLDINTTDGLDEEELDALVARTEARIEAIRCLPFENETDVDVITREEFEDETEAWESPEDVQRFEDVVYRAMLLVDEEDPQEVQQENLGTGVGGYYDPATEQIVVIAEDEASLEFDETLLAHELGHALQDQHFDLSRFDEQTIDGSLADEGLIEGDVVYVEQLYEQACEDGVWEGTCVEVADPEQPTPDDLANIGLYLLSFQPYSDGPAFVDDVYEYEPGERAAGDWEPVDELYDDPPGTTAEIISPDRYPNYESTNVTVPDNSTDEWEQLTVEDRPDHETVGKAGLSAMFAYPTFAPDVEGSVLDQSEFQESGTAFSAFEYRHEYVTGWNGDRLQPYENDAGETGYVWTTEWETGSDARTFRVGYDRLLDNVWEMNRVDGQAGTYESDDAFAGAYYVDREGDRVSIVHAPTIEQLGELEPDAESTTEWELPQSTPSNDADDGDEIPGFGVGVAVVGILGTLLVVRRRATRSP, encoded by the coding sequence ATGCGCCAGCGCCTGGCCGTGTTCATCGCCCTCCTGTTTGCCTGCTCGCTGGTGGCGATGCCCGTCGTCGGAGGAGTCCCGGGAGGTGACACTCCGGACGACACGACTGCCGGCGTCGCTGGCACGCTGCAGCCTGACGATGGCGTGATCCACGAGTGCGCCGCGGAGCCGCCCGAAGATCACGCAGATCCCGAGGAGGACGTGCTGGGCTGGTCGAACGGCTACTGGTACGACGAGCCACTCGATATCAACACGACCGACGGTCTCGACGAGGAGGAACTCGACGCACTGGTCGCACGGACGGAAGCGCGCATCGAGGCGATCCGGTGTCTCCCCTTCGAGAACGAAACTGACGTGGACGTGATCACGCGCGAGGAGTTCGAAGACGAGACGGAAGCGTGGGAGAGCCCCGAAGACGTTCAGCGCTTCGAGGACGTGGTCTACCGGGCGATGTTGCTCGTCGACGAGGAGGATCCACAGGAGGTTCAACAGGAGAATCTCGGGACAGGAGTGGGGGGCTACTACGATCCGGCGACAGAGCAGATCGTCGTGATCGCAGAGGACGAAGCGTCACTGGAGTTCGACGAGACGCTGCTCGCCCACGAACTGGGACACGCCCTGCAGGACCAGCACTTCGATCTGAGCCGCTTTGACGAGCAAACGATCGACGGCTCGCTCGCCGACGAGGGGCTGATCGAGGGTGACGTCGTCTACGTCGAGCAGCTGTACGAGCAGGCCTGTGAGGACGGGGTCTGGGAAGGGACGTGTGTCGAGGTGGCTGACCCCGAACAGCCGACGCCGGACGACCTCGCGAACATCGGACTCTATCTGCTATCCTTCCAGCCCTACAGCGACGGCCCCGCGTTCGTCGACGACGTCTACGAGTACGAGCCCGGCGAGCGCGCGGCGGGAGACTGGGAGCCGGTGGACGAGCTGTACGACGATCCGCCGGGAACGACCGCGGAGATCATCAGTCCGGATCGGTATCCGAACTACGAGTCCACGAACGTGACAGTTCCGGACAACAGTACGGACGAGTGGGAGCAACTGACCGTCGAGGACCGTCCCGACCATGAGACCGTGGGCAAGGCAGGACTGTCAGCGATGTTCGCGTATCCGACGTTCGCTCCGGACGTCGAGGGATCGGTACTCGACCAGAGCGAGTTTCAGGAGAGCGGGACAGCCTTCAGTGCGTTCGAGTACAGACACGAGTACGTGACCGGCTGGAACGGTGACCGACTCCAGCCCTACGAGAACGACGCGGGCGAGACCGGCTACGTCTGGACGACCGAGTGGGAAACCGGGTCGGACGCCCGGACGTTCCGAGTCGGCTACGATCGGCTACTTGACAACGTGTGGGAGATGAACCGCGTCGACGGACAGGCGGGGACCTACGAGTCCGATGACGCATTCGCCGGGGCGTACTACGTCGACCGTGAGGGCGACCGGGTATCGATCGTGCATGCCCCGACGATCGAGCAGCTCGGCGAGCTTGAACCGGACGCCGAATCGACAACGGAGTGGGAGCTTCCGCAGTCGACACCCAGTAACGACGCCGACGACGGCGACGAGATTCCCGGCTTCGGCGTCGGAGTAGCTGTCGTCGGTATTCTGGGAACGCTGTTGGTCGTCCGACGTCGGGCCACGAGAAGCCCATAA
- a CDS encoding CopG family transcriptional regulator has protein sequence MPRQYSVVCDDEIGDRVESLAREYELTEQEVLRQLIQQGLEDSG, from the coding sequence ATGCCACGCCAGTACTCCGTGGTCTGTGACGACGAGATCGGCGACCGCGTCGAAAGCCTCGCCAGGGAGTACGAACTGACCGAGCAGGAGGTGCTCCGGCAGTTGATCCAGCAGGGTCTCGAAGACTCCGGCTAG
- a CDS encoding NOB1 family endonuclease: MYVLDSSAFINEYHTNSKTASIPLVREELEDESAYRYDAMEGSGMHIHIPGGETVEKIERAARESGDLDELSETDIRLIAATFELDGRLVTDDYAMQNVADKLNVDVEVIARDGIAEQRDWQFQCQGCGREFDENKERCPICGSPLSRKNPSNA; encoded by the coding sequence ATGTACGTTCTCGACTCCTCAGCGTTTATCAACGAGTATCACACGAACAGCAAAACCGCCAGCATCCCGCTCGTCCGGGAGGAGCTCGAAGACGAGAGCGCCTACCGGTACGATGCGATGGAAGGCTCGGGCATGCACATCCACATTCCCGGCGGTGAGACCGTCGAAAAGATCGAACGCGCCGCCCGGGAGAGCGGAGATCTCGACGAACTATCCGAGACTGACATCCGACTGATCGCCGCGACCTTCGAGCTGGACGGCCGACTGGTCACCGACGATTACGCGATGCAAAACGTCGCCGACAAGTTAAACGTCGATGTCGAAGTGATCGCCCGTGACGGCATCGCCGAACAGCGCGACTGGCAGTTCCAGTGTCAGGGCTGTGGACGTGAGTTCGACGAGAACAAAGAGCGCTGTCCGATCTGTGGCAGCCCACTCTCCAGAAAGAACCCCTCGAACGCCTAG
- a CDS encoding PRC-barrel domain-containing protein — MSDILAENLSGKAVMGTDGTELGMLYNITMDLKSGELHDVVIEPDEETSFRGSDMQTDENGRYRVPVQAVQAVKDYIVVKR, encoded by the coding sequence ATGTCCGACATACTCGCGGAGAACCTCTCGGGGAAAGCCGTCATGGGTACTGACGGAACCGAGCTGGGCATGTTGTACAACATCACGATGGATCTCAAAAGCGGCGAGCTCCACGACGTCGTCATCGAACCGGACGAGGAGACGTCGTTCCGCGGCAGCGATATGCAGACCGACGAGAACGGTCGCTACCGCGTTCCCGTACAGGCAGTCCAGGCAGTCAAAGACTACATCGTCGTCAAGCGGTAA
- a CDS encoding DUF7577 domain-containing protein yields MEVWQWVLVYALALVVVQVFVYLYLRGDDGERSFDLSDEGERGRGTPPSAAPSQPYAPHSQTPQNTDQPGSRPEPHHAVSPEEEAIVCRHCGARNEREGSYTFCRSCTSQLGV; encoded by the coding sequence ATGGAGGTGTGGCAGTGGGTCCTCGTGTACGCGCTCGCCCTCGTGGTCGTGCAGGTGTTCGTCTACCTGTACCTGCGTGGCGACGATGGTGAGCGGTCGTTCGATCTGTCCGACGAGGGCGAACGGGGACGGGGGACCCCGCCGAGCGCCGCACCCAGCCAGCCGTACGCGCCCCACTCACAGACCCCGCAGAACACTGACCAGCCCGGCTCTCGACCGGAGCCCCACCACGCCGTATCGCCCGAGGAGGAAGCGATCGTCTGTCGACACTGCGGCGCGCGAAACGAACGGGAGGGGAGCTACACATTCTGTCGAAGCTGTACGTCGCAACTGGGCGTCTGA
- a CDS encoding universal stress protein, translated as MYDEILLPTIGSPGGERAVAEAIDLAELTGARLHILYVVEDDSRKGLADGRWETIREALRSEARDVLTDVESKATAAGVEAVTHVGEGRADEAITDYASEEGIDAIVMGTHARTGVNKFLLGSVTENVIRRAEQPVLVVRLDEE; from the coding sequence ATGTACGACGAGATCCTGCTTCCGACGATCGGTAGCCCCGGCGGCGAGCGCGCCGTCGCCGAAGCGATCGACCTTGCCGAACTCACCGGTGCCCGACTGCACATCCTCTACGTCGTCGAGGACGATTCCCGAAAGGGACTCGCCGACGGCCGCTGGGAGACCATCCGGGAGGCGCTCCGCTCGGAGGCCCGGGACGTCCTGACGGACGTCGAAAGCAAAGCGACTGCAGCAGGGGTCGAAGCGGTCACCCATGTCGGTGAGGGGCGTGCAGACGAGGCGATTACCGACTACGCGAGCGAGGAAGGGATCGATGCCATCGTGATGGGAACGCACGCCCGCACGGGAGTGAACAAGTTCCTGCTCGGCAGCGTCACCGAGAACGTGATCCGGCGGGCCGAACAGCCGGTGCTGGTCGTGCGTCTCGACGAGGAGTGA